Proteins encoded in a region of the Oncorhynchus gorbuscha isolate QuinsamMale2020 ecotype Even-year linkage group LG16, OgorEven_v1.0, whole genome shotgun sequence genome:
- the tmem267 gene encoding transmembrane protein 267 isoform X2 yields MRGYHSKLDSSSSAGGTGGSMPLSLAVETEKAQALLQTFSSASLLASTALGAFCVLADHVMQLTLLQQHLWLRAVLDNTVHCLIGLWSWAIVIGLKKKSDFYEVILAGILASVIDLDHFHMAGSLSLKAATSLPHRPPLHCSSLIPVLCFSLRLVLWLGRLKDSWCSLPWLLFISLASHHIRDGVRHGLWVCPFGNTAPISYWLYVSITATLPHLCSSVTLRLCPV; encoded by the exons ATGCGAGGGTATCACTCCAAGCTGGACTCATCCTCCTCTGCTGGGGGTACGGGCGGCTCCATGCCCCTGAGCCTGGCCGTGGAGACTGAGAAAGCCCAGGCATTGCTCCAGaccttctcctctgcctccctacTGGCCAGCACTGCGCTGGGGGCCTTCTGTGTGCTGGCTGACCACGTCATGCAGCTGACCCTACTCCAACAGCACCTGTGGCTGCGGGCAGTTCTGGACAACACCGTCCATTGTCTGATAGGCCTCTGGTCCTGGGCTATCGTCATTGGCCTCAAGAAGAAGAGTGACTTCTATGAAGTTATCTTAGCGGGGATACTGGCCTCTGTTATAGACCTGGATCATTTCCATATGGCTGGCTCTCTGTCGCTCAAA GCAGCCACCAGCTTGCCCCACCGCCCccccctccactgctcctctctaatCCCggtcctctgcttctctctgagGCTGGTGCTGTGGCTGGGCAGGCTCAAGGACTCGTGGTGCTCTCTACCCTGGCTGCTGTTTATCTCCCTCGCCTCACACCACATCCGAGACGGGGTCCGCCATGGCCTGTGGGTGTGTCCGTTCGGCAACACGGCCCCCATCTCCTATTGGCTGTATGTGAGCATCACAGCCACCCTGCCACACCTGTGCTCT tccgTCACTCTCAGGCTGTGTCCTGTGTGA
- the tmem267 gene encoding transmembrane protein 267 isoform X1, with protein sequence MRGYHSKLDSSSSAGGTGGSMPLSLAVETEKAQALLQTFSSASLLASTALGAFCVLADHVMQLTLLQQHLWLRAVLDNTVHCLIGLWSWAIVIGLKKKSDFYEVILAGILASVIDLDHFHMAGSLSLKAATSLPHRPPLHCSSLIPVLCFSLRLVLWLGRLKDSWCSLPWLLFISLASHHIRDGVRHGLWVCPFGNTAPISYWLYVSITATLPHLCSVLMYLTGTRDVISTKHGIAIDI encoded by the exons ATGCGAGGGTATCACTCCAAGCTGGACTCATCCTCCTCTGCTGGGGGTACGGGCGGCTCCATGCCCCTGAGCCTGGCCGTGGAGACTGAGAAAGCCCAGGCATTGCTCCAGaccttctcctctgcctccctacTGGCCAGCACTGCGCTGGGGGCCTTCTGTGTGCTGGCTGACCACGTCATGCAGCTGACCCTACTCCAACAGCACCTGTGGCTGCGGGCAGTTCTGGACAACACCGTCCATTGTCTGATAGGCCTCTGGTCCTGGGCTATCGTCATTGGCCTCAAGAAGAAGAGTGACTTCTATGAAGTTATCTTAGCGGGGATACTGGCCTCTGTTATAGACCTGGATCATTTCCATATGGCTGGCTCTCTGTCGCTCAAA GCAGCCACCAGCTTGCCCCACCGCCCccccctccactgctcctctctaatCCCggtcctctgcttctctctgagGCTGGTGCTGTGGCTGGGCAGGCTCAAGGACTCGTGGTGCTCTCTACCCTGGCTGCTGTTTATCTCCCTCGCCTCACACCACATCCGAGACGGGGTCCGCCATGGCCTGTGGGTGTGTCCGTTCGGCAACACGGCCCCCATCTCCTATTGGCTGTATGTGAGCATCACAGCCACCCTGCCACACCTGTGCTCTGTGCTCATGTACCTGACAGGAACTCGAGACGTGATCTCCACCAAGCACGGCATCGCCATTGACATCTGA
- the LOC123999503 gene encoding uncharacterized protein LOC123999503, with protein sequence MVLWWGGLLVLSTWSCGGVVYWCCPHGPVVGWSTGVVHMVLWWGGLLVLSTWSCGGVVGWSTGVVHMVLWWGGLLVLSTWSCGGVVYWCCPHGPVVGGLLVLSTWSCGGVVYWCCSHGPVVGWWGSLLVLSTWSCGGVVYWCCPHGPVVGWWGGLLVLSTWSCGGVVGWSTGVVHMVLWWGGGVVYWCCPHGPVVGWSTGVVHMVLWWGGLLVLSTWSCGGVVYWCCPHGPVVGWSTGVVHMVLWWGGGVVYWCCPHGPVVGGGVVYWCCPHGPVVGWSTGVVHMVLWWGGLLVLSTWSCGGVVGWSTGVVHMVLWWVVG encoded by the exons ATGGTCCTGTGGTGGGGTGGTCTACTGGTGTTGTCCACATGGTCCTGTGGTGGGGTGGTCTACTGGTGTTGTCCACATGGTCCTGTGGTGGGGTGGTCTACTGGTGTTGTCCACATGGTCCTGTGGTGGGGTGGTCTACTGGTGTTGTCCACATGGTCctgtggtggggtggtggggtggtctaCTGGTGTTGTCCACATGGTCCTGTGGTGGGGTGGTCTACTGGTGTTGTCCACATGGTCCTGTGGTGGGGTGGTCTACTGGTGTTGTCCACATGGTCCTGTGGTGGGTGGTCTACTGGTGTTGTCCACATGGTCCTGTGGTGGGGTGGTCTACTGGTGTTGTTCACATGGTCctgtggtggggtggtggggtagTCTACTGGTGTTGTCCACATGGTCCTGTGGTGGGGTGGTCTACTGGTGTTGTCCACATGGTCctgtggtggggtggtggggtggtctaCTGGTGTTGTCCACATGGTCctgtggtggggtggtggggtggtctaCTGGTGTTGTTCACATGGTCctgtggtggggtggtggggtagTCTACTGGTGTTGTCCACATGGTCCTGTGGTGGGGTGGTCTAC TGGTGTTGTCCACATGGTCCTGTGGTGGGGTGGTCTACTGGTGTTGTCCACATGGTCCTGTGGTGGGGTGGTCTACTGGTGTTGTCCACATGGTCCTGTGGTGGGGTGGTCTACTGGTGTTGTCCACATGGTCctgtggtggggtggtggggtggtctaCTGGTGTTGTCCACATGGTCCTGTGGTGGGTGGTGGGGTGGTCTACTGGTGTTGTCCACATGGTCCTGTGGTGGGGTGGTCTACTGGTGTTGTCCACATGGTCCTGTGGTGGGGTGGTCTACTGGTGTTGTCCACATGGTCctgtggtggggtggtggggtggtctaCTGGTGTTGTCCACATGGTCCTGTGGTGGGTGGTGGGGTAG